Proteins encoded in a region of the Capra hircus breed San Clemente chromosome 3, ASM170441v1, whole genome shotgun sequence genome:
- the GJA4 gene encoding gap junction alpha-4 protein codes for MGDWGFLEKLLDQVQEHSTVVGKIWLTVLFIFRILILGLAGESVWGDEQSDFECNTAQPGCTNVCYDQAFPISHIRYWVLQFLFVSTPTLVYLGHVIYLSRREERLRQKEGELRALPAKDPRVERALAAIERQMAKISVAEDGHLRIRGALMGTYVASVLCKSVLEAGFLYGQWRLYGWTMEPVFVCQRSPCPYLVDCFVSRPTEKTIFIIFMLVVGLISLVLNLLELAYLLCRCLSRGVRARQRQDAPPAPGTSSEPYADQVFFYLPMGEGPSSPPCPTYNGLSSSEQNWANLTTEERLASSRAPLFLDPPPQTGRKSPSRPSSSASKKQYV; via the coding sequence ATGGGCGACTGGGGCTTCCTTGAGAAGCTGCTAGACCAGGTCCAGGAGCACTCGACCGTGGTGGGCAAGATCTGGCTGACGGTCCTTTTCATCTTCCGCATTCTCATCCTGGGCCTGGCCGGCGAGTCGGTGTGGGGCGACGAGCAGTCGGATTTCGAGTGTAACACGGCCCAGCCAGGCTGCACCAATGTCTGCTACGACCAGGCCTTCCCCATCTCCCACATCCGCTACTGGGTGCTGCAGTTCCTCTTCGTCAGCACGCCCACCCTGGTCTACCTGGGCCACGTCATCTACCTGTCTCGGCGCGAGGAGCGCCTTCGGCAGAAGGAGGGGGAGCTCCGGGCGCTGCCAGCCAAGGACCCACGCGTGGAGCGGGCGCTGGCAGCCATAGAGCGCCAGATGGCCAAGATCTCGGTGGCGGAAGACGGTCACCTGCGGATCCGCGGGGCGCTGATGGGCACCTATGTGGCCAGCGTGCTCTGCAAGAGCGTGCTGGAGGCGGGCTTCCTGTACGGCCAGTGGCGTCTCTATGGCTGGACCATGGAGCCTGTGTTTGTGTGCCAGCGCTCACCCTGCCCCTACCTCGTGGACTGCTTCGTCTCTCGCCCCACAGAGAAGACTATCTTCATCATCTTCATGCTGGTGGTCGGACTCATCTCCCTGGTGCTCAACCTGCTGGAGCTGGCGTACCTGCTGTGCCGCTGCCTCAGCCGGGGGGTGAGGGCCCGGCAGCGCCAGGATGCGCCTCCAGCCCCGGGCACATCCTCGGAGCCTTACGCCGACCAGGTCTTCTTCTACCTCCCCATGGGCGAGGGGCCCTCATCCCCGCCGTGCCCCACCTACAACGGGCTGTCGTCCAGTGAGCAGAACTGGGCCAACCTGACTACGGAGGAGAGGCTGGCTTCTTCCAGAGCCCCCCTCTTCCTGGACCCACCCCCTCAGACTGGCCGGAAATCCCCCAGTCGCCCCAGCAGCTCTGCTTCCAAGAAACAGTATGTGTAA
- the GJB3 gene encoding gap junction beta-3 protein has translation MDWKTLQALLSGVNKYSTAFGRIWLSVVFVFRVLVYVVAAERVWGDEQKDFDCNTKQPGCTNVCYDEFFPISNIRLWALQLIFVTCPSLLVILHVAYREERERRHRQKHGDQCTKLYDDTGKKHGGLWWTYLLSLVFKLLIEFLFLYVLHTLWYGFGMPRLVQCANVAPCPNTVDCYIARPTEKKLFTYFMVGASAVCIVLTFCEICYLIFHRIVRSLHRKSPRGGRGHAPSASRASTCRCHHKLLEAGDPSPDSRDDKLCASAPTMTPI, from the coding sequence ATGGACTGGAAGACGCTCCAGGCCCTGCTGAGCGGAGTCAACAAGTACTCCACAGCCTTCGGGCGCATCTGGCTGTCCGTGGTGTTCGTCTTCCGCGTGCTGGTCTACGTGGTGGCCGCGGAGCGTGTGTGGGGGGACGAGCAGAAAGACTTTGACTGCAACACCAAGCAGCCGGGCTGCACCAACGTCTGCTACGACGAGTTCTTCCCCATCTCCAACATCCGCCTCTGGGCCCTGCAGCTCATCTTCGTCACGTGCCCGTCGCTGCTGGTCATCCTGCACGTGGCCTACCGCGAGGAGCGCGAGCGGCGCCACCGGCAGAAGCACGGCGACCAGTGCACCAAGCTCTACGACGACACGGGCAAGAAGCACGGCGGCCTCTGGTGGACCTACCTGCTGAGCCTCGTCTTCAAGCTCCTCATCGAGTTCCTCTTCCTCTACGTGCTGCACACGCTCTGGTACGGCTTCGGCATGCCCCGCCTGGTGCAGTGCGCCAACGTGGCGCCCTGCCCCAACACCGTGGACTGCTACATCGCCCGGCCCACCGAGAAGAAGCTCTTCACCTACTTCATGGTGGGCGCCTCTGCCGTCTGCATCGTGCTCACCTTCTGTGAGATCTGCTACCTCATCTTCCACAGGATCGTGCGAAGCCTTCACAGGAAGAGCCCGCGCGGGGGCCGCGGCCACGCCCCCTCCGCCAGCCGGGCCTCCACCTGCCGCTGCCACCACAAGCTGCTGGAGGCCGGAGACCCGAGCCCGGACTCCCGCGACGACAAGCTCTGTGCTTCGGCGCCCACCATGACCCCCATCTGA